Below is a window of Pyrobaculum aerophilum str. IM2 DNA.
GGCCACATCAGCCGCCTTAATCTCGGGGGAGTAATACCTAACGGCTTTGTCTAAAATAGCTGTGTGAAACCCCTCGCTTGCCACGGCGCCTAGCGCCCAGTCAAGCAACCTTATTTCGTCCTCCGGGACGGAGTCAAATTCGCGGCCAGTCACCCCGGGGATTATTGGTAGAGTGGAAAGTGGTAGCGCCTTGTTGGCGGGGAGTTCTCCCACAAAGGGGAACACAATGGCTAATTTCTCATCGCCCCTGTTCAATTCCCTGGGCGGGGGGCATTTATACTCACAGTAGTCTACGCTCCAAGAGTAATGCCCTATGAAAAGCGCCTTGTATACGTCTTCTTCAAGCGGCGACAGCGAGGTTATAATGTGGGCAACTATATGGCTCATTGACGTAAAATCGGAAGTATATACCTTGTCGTCTAGCCCAATACCTCTCTCCGTAATGTATAAGCCTTCGCATTTAAAGCCGATGCAGATCCCCACTTGTGGAGGCCAGTCTACCACTGCCACTTGGGCTGTTTCCCCCAACGACGCCGCTAGGGAATACGCGGCGAGATAGGCGTCTACGCTTCTCCGGGCGTAAATATAGAGGGGGTTCTGTTTTAAGTATTCAAGTATCCTGTCAATATTGTCAATGATAAAATTCTTGATATCCACGTGGGTAAACTCCTGTAATTTATAAAGCCTAGGTCGCTAAGTGCGACAATGCTTGTGGATTATACACGAAATCCGGCGGCAGTTTCCCAACTCTTTTGTAATACTTGACTAGGCGGTGTATTTTAGACTCCACCAGTTGCAACCCCCTCCTAGACGCCATGTCCTTTGGGTGTTCTTCTAAGTGTTTACGAATTCTCAAAGCCCTCCTGATGAGATTTAATAAGTCCTCTGGAAGCTCGTATTTAATGCCGTGTTCTTCAAGTATTTTAGTAAGCTTCTTGCCAGTAATTGGCCTCACTAGAGGAATGCCGTACTGATCCCTAAGGATAAGCCCGATTTGAGATGGTTGGAACCCGCGCCTTGCCAGCTCTACGACTAACTGCTCCACCTCCTCAGGCGTGTACTGTATCCAAGTGGGCACTGTGGGATGTGCTGGCCTTACAGAGCGCGACCTGCCCTTCTTATCGCGCGACCTATGGGGCACGGCGTTATTATTTCACACGGTATATAAGTTTTACCAGAGGTTATATAAAGAGGGAGTAGTTTTGAACGTGGCCGAACCGCCTCCCTGGCTGTGGGACTTGCCTCTGATAAATATTTATAACACAGACGTTATTGGCTTTATGTACGACGTGCCCTTCGTGGCGACCCCCGAGGTGGTTGTTAGAAGGATGTTGCAACTCGCCAGGGTCCAGCCTGGGGAAGTGTTATACGACCTAGGGTCTGGGGATGGGAGAATTGTCATTATAGCCGCTAAAGAGTTCGGCGCCAGAGCCTTCGGCGTTGAGATCAGAAAAGACTTATTTGAGCAGTCCATGGCCAGGATTAAAGACATGGGCCTGGCCGACAGGGCCACTATTATAAACGCCAGTTTTTACGAGGTGCCTCTCACAGACGCCGACGTGGTGACTATGTATTTATTGACGAGCGTAAACGAGAGGCTCAGGCCCAAGCTGGAAAAAGAGCTGAGACCAGCGGCGCGAGTGGTAACACACGACTTTGAAGTGCCGGGGTGGAGGCCAGCCGTGGTGGAGGAAGTGTATGAAGACTGGCGGTCTCACAAAATTTATTTGTACAAAATGCCGGGGAAGGAAATCCCCGTTCCTGGCAAGTCTATCCCGGTGAATGACAAGTGGCTTAGACAAGTGGTTGAGCTAATCGACGGTGTGAGATCTCTAGAGGATATCGCGGGGAAGCTCGGCGTTCCGATTAGAAAAGTTAGGGAGGCGGTAGAGGAGTTAAAAAAACTAGGCGTTGTGGATGAGATCAAGGTCGTTAGATGAGGGAAATTATAGAGTTGTACCGCAAAGTCGGCGGTTTTCAAGCGCTACACGTCGCTGAGGCTTACGACGTTCTAAAAGAGGCAGTTGAAGCGGCAGATGTGCGTTTTCTGTCCTTCACGGGGAATTTAGTCGCCACTGGGTTAAGGGAGTTTATAGCTGATGCTATACGCAGAAGGCTTTTTAACGTAGTGGTGACGACCGCTGGGGCTTTAGATCACGATATTGCAAAGAGCATGGGGGCTGTATACGCCCCTGGCTCTTTTGATTTAGACGATGTTGATTTAGCCGCGAAGGGCTACCACAGGCTTGGGAATGTGGTGATTAAGAAAGAG
It encodes the following:
- a CDS encoding 30S ribosomal protein S15, whose protein sequence is MPHRSRDKKGRSRSVRPAHPTVPTWIQYTPEEVEQLVVELARRGFQPSQIGLILRDQYGIPLVRPITGKKLTKILEEHGIKYELPEDLLNLIRRALRIRKHLEEHPKDMASRRGLQLVESKIHRLVKYYKRVGKLPPDFVYNPQALSHLAT
- a CDS encoding class I SAM-dependent methyltransferase, with the protein product MAEPPPWLWDLPLINIYNTDVIGFMYDVPFVATPEVVVRRMLQLARVQPGEVLYDLGSGDGRIVIIAAKEFGARAFGVEIRKDLFEQSMARIKDMGLADRATIINASFYEVPLTDADVVTMYLLTSVNERLRPKLEKELRPAARVVTHDFEVPGWRPAVVEEVYEDWRSHKIYLYKMPGKEIPVPGKSIPVNDKWLRQVVELIDGVRSLEDIAGKLGVPIRKVREAVEELKKLGVVDEIKVVR